AGGTCACCATTAATTCAGGCTGTTATGGGCACAAAAGGGGAGTCATACATAGTGATGCCTTGTATAGCCACAGATCAGGGATATGTTTATTAGAAAATGGGTGAAGATTAAATTAACTAAAGTAACATTTTTATGTTTACTTGTCTTTGAAACCATATTTCAAACTTAACTGTTGCTCTTCTTATTAAGCAATGGAAATAATGTCCCTACAAAACACCTAGGATAATTTGCATTCATAATACCTGTTATATGTCTTCCATAAATGCGACCGGTGTGAGGTGAAACAAACTGAGACAGCAGCTATTGGAAACCAAGACAATTGTTATTGCAATTCTAACCTTAGACAGTTACATAAAGATTGTCTTGCTAGAGAACCTATGATAAAGTTTTCATATTCAAGCAGATAGGATATTGGTTGTAATGAATcaatttattgtatatattatagccTATATATTGCAATATGAAACTTTTCAACCACTTCATCACAGCTTATACAAAAGGGTATGTAGCTTCATTTATTGCTAAATGTAGACACTCACTAAATTTTGAAATTTGATTTTTCTAGAATTTATTGTTACTCTGTCAAAATATTAAGTGTGACAAATTCTCTGCCCCCACTTTACATAAAATCTCTTGTAACGCGTTACACATTGGGAAGAGAACAAAGGGCTATGCAACTCTGGAGATAGTGGTGTGCAATTGGTCGCatttcatcatcagttatttatatttgTCCTGTTATATCATCCTCCAACAGTTGGTAAAAGGTGAAGCATCTTGCGTCTTATCCTGGAGGAGACTGCGACAAGTGTAGCCGATTCCATAGGGGGCAGCTGTTACAAAACTAAAGTGATGGATGCTGTATAGTTAGTTGTATGTTGCATCACACAGCACTATCACCATTATAGTCTTAATGGCTCATTCACATTAGGCATTAATGAGCTGTGAATGTTTTAAGATAATTGGGAACTTCAAACCTCCTCTGTTAAGATACTAACATGGCACTAGCCCTAATAGTTTGGGATTATGCTGAAGAGATCTGTTAAAATCATATCATATTGAGTACACTATTCAAACTTGTAAATACATACCTGTGTGTTCTTATAATCTACTGGTATGCCACACAAGATGCACTTTTTTGGAGGTTCTTGAAAAGGATTTTCTATTTCCAGTGGCTACAGTTTTGAAAGAGGCAAATAAACCATCAGGTGATAGGCAATACACAAAAGTTCTGTTCTAGATCACTTAGAAGttatttctgttaaaaaaaaaatcagggccAACTGCTATGTCAGGTAATTCGTCATGGATTACCATAAAGAGAACAAACTTAATGTTTGAAAATATTCAGAGGAAGGAACCAGCTCTTCCGTTCAAGCCAAGGTTACTAGGAAAGCCTCAATATTTTGTTTTGGTCCACATATTCAAATATCCATTTCTAAAACTATAAAAGGCCTGATATTTATTCTTACCATATTTCCATCTACATCTTCAGCTGCTTTGTTGCTGTGTGTATTTACTAAGGAAAGAAAAACAGCATATATACAAAAGGTAAattcttgcaactttttttttgtaaaatccttACAAGTTTGTCTATGGTGATGTAGGTATGCATTCTAGATGTGAGATCGTGTTCAACAATTTTACAATGACATAACAGAAAACCCAAAAAGCTACATTTTGTGCTTACAGTTATTTCTGCACAAGTGAGTAAATGTGAGTGcagttagaagaaaaaaaaaaagggggggggacttgtgtttttatgttttgcttttttttttttttcaatgacatACAAAGTGCATTTCTTAAAAGTATGTTCTGCTTAATATTTAGAAATGGTGTGCTAAATTGCATCTCACAAACTCACTCCACAGTTACAGCGGTCAGTGAAGCAGCGGATGAAACTGTACATGCTCCTTTCAATTATAAATATGCGAAACCTCACTTGTGGTTGATTAGTTGCTCTTTTGTTTTACAAGTTTCTCCtatgggcatatttactaaactgtgggtttgaaaaagtggagacgatgcctatagcaaccaatcagattctagctgtcgtttaatagaatgcactaaacaaataaaagcttgaatctgattggttgctataggcaacagctccacttttttaaacccgcagtttagtaaatatacgccctAATGTTCGTACTCGACACGGTTTGGTGAAACCCAATGAATCACCACATAAGTATTTGTCAGATGAGATCAAGTAAAATTACTGATCGGACGGGAGTGAAGTTGTCCAGCCTCTCCTCCCATCCTGATTCACTTTCCGGCACTCCCCCTTGACAACGAGCAGATAAGCTGCGGTGCGGAGCGGGCAAGTGTTTGCTCTCCAACATGCTGCCCAGCGCTGCAGTCTACACTGGGCACCTAATCTGCAGCACAACAGAGCAGCAGCTGAAAACTACATGATAGGTACACTGTTTGGCTGCGCATGGGGCGGCGGCCATGATGAAGGCTGTCGTGGGGGCGGGACCCCTCCTCCCTCACCATCCTTGGTGGACTTTCTttacggaggcagccatttttactCTGTGCACGGCTAACAGGATCCAAAGCTGCTTCTTGACACACTGTCCTTCTATGCCTTGGCAGAAGCCACATAAGCAGTTTCAGATAGAAAGGGTAGATTTAAATCTCTTTACCCACTCCCAGGGGAGGAATCcataaaagaggagggtactccCATGTACATAGGTTATGGCCAGACAAAAGTTAACCAAGTAATCATCTTATAACCTTATACAGTTTCAATGAAAATTTTACCTAACAGGAAAGGCATTTTTACATGtgttaaatacatttcaaaactaGCATGTATGTAATGTAAGGCTCAATTATTGATTTTACACCATCCTAGCATATGACCTTTGTGTAATCGGCAGTTGTCCATCCAGGAGTACCTGTCAGCAACACAGTGCAAGCAGCTATTTTTGGGATGAATGGAAATTAAATTCACCACACTTCAAGATTATAGGTCATGCAGAGTCTTAATGGCATCACTAGGTCCTAGCAAAATTATAGGCCTAAAACaaaaaatgcagttttttttcttaaGGTTTAGGTAATAAAAACACTTGgttcttttgttttcttatatTATAGAAAGGCAGCTTCATAAGCCATAGCAAAACAAAGTAAAGTTAGgaagttatatttaataaagtatttgaCAATACAGTCTTCCGACACAGGTTTGAGAGTGTCTAATAACTTTCTGTTGTTTGATAAACCTACTGTTTCCACGACTGAACTCTCAATGTCTGGTTTCCAACTTGCCTCCATTCATTTCCACACATCCCACTAGGTCAGGctaacctgtgtctctccaggtgttgtgaaactataagtcccagctaACCTTGCAAGCTAACGTCTGGCTATCTACtaaaaagcatgctggggcttgtagtttaaaAACATCTGGGAAGCCACACATtgggctggttttcactaggTTATCTGCCAGTAGATCACCACTTATCTACTGAattaatctgtgctgctgttacCATTATGTGGTTGGCTACCAGTTGTTTGATGCCCAGCTGAATAACATGTAATAGTATAGTCTTGTGTGGAACATCATCTAATGACAAATGTAGATGTGTCAGAGAATAGGAGGTCTCACCTGTGCTGTACATGGCAGATGAGTTTGCAAGTGCAGAGGGGAGATGCCGCCTCCCCACAGCACCCCACAGTAACCTAACAACGAGCATCCTACAGCACACAATTCGTCCTGTGACCTGCAAACTGATAGGAAAAACCATCAAGGTATTTCCTGTCACTGCACCCGCCCGGCTCACAACACTGTACACTGCATTACAGTTCCGCACTCCGGAAGAGCCTCACGAACAGAAACTGGAAACAAATGAGAGAATATAGCACATAGAAGTACACATGTTTtattaaatgaaacatttttgtgtttatttattttaatgagtactattgtatttaatattgttttttaccCGGATGAAAAATGTCAGCCCACTATTCAGTTACGTCATCGCCGCGCGTCCTTTGTGAATGTAttagtgcgcatgcgcagaactgtaaGTTGCGGCTGAAATATTCTTTTGCGTAATACATAATTATGTAAACATTGATGTCATTTAATGATAGAAACATCGCAGGCACTGACAAAGAATTATAGCTGGAAGACCATTTAGTTGGCGACTACAATTGACGGTGATTATGGATACATAAGCTGATATTAGGGAATACGTGTAAGAAACATTTACTTGCTTAAATCCTGGTGGTTTCGTTATTTACGTCCCAGCTTCACGTTGATTCCTATGGTTGACATATATGATAGTTGATATAAAATGTGGATTGAAGCTGCTCAACGCTCCATGTATAGGTTTCTACTAGCAATGTAATATTTCTGTAAGCAGGAAAGTGTCCCAAACAACTCTAATGTTGTGTTTGCACGCTGTGAAGTTTGTTTATTTCCAATATGTTTTTATTGCAAAGTACTGTGTGTAATGAAAAATGTGTTGGTAAATATATGATTGTAAATATTACAAAACTAAAGCAAGAATATGCAGCCATAGTTCCTTGGAACAGAAACGTGAGAGTCATTATACTTCCAGAAGAAAAGTTAATGCCAGTGTCAGATGACTTTATTCTCCCCTTTGATAGTACAGAAAGTATTTATTAGCTTCACCCTTTTGCTCACTAGATGTTAGAATATTGTTACAAAAGTACAGGGTTTGGATATTTTAGTATTGCTGTTACTGTGACCTACAAAGACCTGTTATGAAGTGCTTTGTTAATATGTCTTCTCTTGTTTTTCCCTCCTTAGTTATGTATGAAACCTGTGATTCATGTAAGAAATACAAGTCTGCATGGAATGAATAAGTTGCATAATAATGATAAAGTACAGCCTTCACTGTGCATGTGCTTCTGACCAACAAGAGGAAACTATCCTGATTTCTAATGGATACTTTTTTCATGAAATTACATATGAATTCCCAGCTGATTCCAAACATCACATGGATATCAAACAGATCTTGTCATCCATGAATCTATAAAGATATGACTGAAACCTAATGGCAAGATGCAAAGGTTGTCAAGACTAATTTTACATAGGGATCTTATGTTTGAGAATTGCtgtcagaaaatagtttttatgGCCATATTCACAATATGATGATGGAAGCTGGTGGACTCAGGGTTCAGAGACGGGCACCAATCCGGAAAAGGAGTCTTTCTTCAGGACATAGTCTCCTCACTCCAGATAAGAAGAAGCCAAGTAGTAGAGTGGACATGCAGATAACTTCTAACGCCTGCATTATGGATCATTGTCTGAAAGAGGAAGATACTATGGTTTCAAGTAAACAGGTAGGATGCAGACCTAAAAAGAGCCTTAAACCTAAACTTGCAATCATTTAAACGTTTTGAAAACAGTCATTTTCTGCTGAAAACTACAACTGCACCCATTGGACATTTCCCCCTAAAATATCAAGGGGTCTATTAAAGCAGTTTTCTCCATAAAATGGTCAATGCATAATATATGAAGGGTTCAATGCAGTAGAAGTCATAGATTTATTCTTCCATAACCAATTTAATGTTTCTTAACATAGATCCCATATATCAATATAGGGTCTGCAAAGTTTCCAATTTattaagctttgaaaagcttagcttttcgtagcaaggtaatgccatctcaggatgacgaTGCCTATCATTTTCAATGGGACCCAGTTGAAGCCTCTCCGGCTTTGCTGGATCCCTCCCCCATGGAAGTGCAGTGCacatagcacttcctccattcaccaTCAGGCTGCTGGTAAATAGTAAAAACAGCTTATGGAGGAGAGGGGAATTTCGCCTGgagctcccagagcagccccggtATGGTAAATTGCAGCTGTGTTTAAATATGACATTATTGTAATACAGAAGTTGGTTACAGCCAATTTCAAGTGTTTAAATTGGTGGTGTTATGTAATAAAGTTTGTGAGTATTTTTTTGTAACTGGGATGTGAGTGCAGTAGTCCTTTTATAAGTCAACGCAAGTTGAAACGTGTTTTATGTAGATTTTGTATTCTAGCTCCTTCTTTGGAAATTTTAAGTTTTTTCAAGAAACTACATCATGagtaattttttggtattttatatagAGTAGTGTTCTGTACTTCCTCCATTTTCTCAATTTAAACCTAAACAGAAAGCAACCTGGAACAGATTTACCTTTTTTTATCTGCTTCCTGTTAGGGGTTAAAGGAGGAATTTAATGTGCAAAGCATTATTTATGGAACTCCATAGTTCACTTTAATTTTCTCTTGTTAGCTGGGTTACACCTTTGCTATGGTTGGTAGATCTGTCAATGCAGAGCTAGATGCTCCAACACACTATTTATCCTAATGACTGTGCAAAAGCTAGTAGAATCGTGGCAAATATATTGTTCAGTCGCCACTTTCATATACTTgccaagagaagagagaggagcattGAGGTCAAGGTGCAGCAGGGGGGtgctgcaaatcacatcattttggccctgtcctcTGTGGCAAAATTCCGCAATCGCATCATCACACCACATGGTAAGGGCCACAATGCCATGATTTCTGGcataatgcatcattggggctGCCCCGccgacttcactaggaagtaggctgGATCTGAGATAAGGGCCTGCTTTCCAAAATGTGCCaattccaggaaagtaggcaagtatgagctaccACCTGCTGTgaacttataaattgattgagcaatttcTATTTGCGCATTATTGTTTGTGTGGCTTGTATGGGATCAGTAGCTAACAGGGAGTAGTGGTCCTTTTATTGCCATGGCTTCTAGGATACATCCAGGTAAGATATCTATcaatttaaaaatgcatgtatgtgtgtttagAGTCAGATCCactctattagcagaagcgccttgacgtGACGGGTGGcttatatattttcaaatgtgtgtaactgagacttctgcatttatgtacaaatagaatagcagCTATTTTACTGGATCGCAGCGATGTGCTAGGGTCATTTTCTGTGTATGTCTCGTTTTTAGATAATCCCTCCCCTTCTAGCACCTGTTGTGAACTTATTAATTgaacaacttccatttctgtattgtggtTCTATCAATCAGCTACAGTGCAGGGACCAGTGGTAAGTGTGGAGAAGGCAGTGGTATATTGTCTTTAAAATGGTTGGAAAGTGGAGTTCAAGTGATGTATGTCTGTATTTCCTATCTCATGGATAAGAGGAGATGGAGTGTCCTGTTAGAGCTGCGGAATACACTTACACTATGAGGGGtgtccccctgcattaaaacATGCACTGTCGCATATATCCCAGATACTGCAGTACATCATAGAATTCATGTAGACTCTGTCTTGCGGAAAAGCAATTGCATCAGAGTGCTATATCCAGACTTTTTAATTCAGTCTGCTCAAAGAGACAGATGTTTTTTGGTAGAACTGCAAAGGAGATTGAACTGAGTAAATTGTAGATGAAACCCCAAATGCcatacagcaggcctgtccaacctgcggccctccaggtgttgccagtagacaacctgttgatatctggaagggcatgctgggacgtgtagtttcacaacatctggagggccacaggttggacaggcctgccatACAGGGTTATGTTTTTATCTCttcaaatacaatttattttgttgCATGGGCATCCCCTTTTAAGTACAGTTTGTAGTTACACTCTTTGTACTACCAGCTGAAAGCACAGACCAGTGCAGCTGTTGGTTAATGCACATTTGCTAACAATAAATGATATGTGGTTTTAAGTGAGGGGTATTTGGCACAATAATTTGCTGTCGACAAGTTGACATTGTCAATATAGTTTAATAGTGCATATTCTGTTGATCAACTATTTCCTATCCATATATGTAAGCCTAATgtgttttgaaaattattttttaaattaaattaaaatcctCTCAAATGTTAAGTAACTGTTCTGTTTCTCTTTAGGATTATGGCAGTGACGATGACCTGTTTGGAGAATATGACAGCTTTGCTGAGGACCCATCTTTGCTAGCGCAGATGGATGACTTGGAGGAGCGGGAGAATGCTAACAGTTTGCCTATTATTACTCCAAGACAAGAACTGGAAACGCCTAATCAGGGCGTGACACAAATTAAAATAACTAAATCCACCATTGGAAAACAGGAACTACCACACCAGTTGAAGAACACTACAATTCATCCAAGGGGTAACAATGAATCAAAAGATCTAAGTGAGGGTTTTTTTGATGATCTTCCATGTTCACAGATTCCTTTTTGTGAAGATGCTGCAATAACTACAGTACCTAAGTCCACTTACAAAGGTGACTTGCATATTGATGGAACACATGACTTGTGTCACACTGATCAAGTAGGTGTTGCAGACTCATCCAAAGCTTATTATTTAAACCACAAGGAGGGAAAAAGGAAAAGTTTACGGGACAGTCTCAAAAACACCTTGGCTGGGAATGCTAAAGTTCATACGCCCCAAGTCTCCAGGTCTAAGCAAATCCAGGAAACTATTCTTTTAGTGGAACTTGATGTTGCCAAAAAGACAGTGGAAACATCATCTGAAGTTGACTTGGGTCCTTTTTATGGTTTACCAAGCAAAGTTGGTGATTTTATTGAACAGTATAAAGGAATTAAAAAGCTTTATggtaattatatttttctttcttttacaagTGTTATTGCAAGAAGATTACCGATCAATGTAATGTCTATATTTTTGACC
The Mixophyes fleayi isolate aMixFle1 chromosome 1, aMixFle1.hap1, whole genome shotgun sequence DNA segment above includes these coding regions:
- the MRPS18C gene encoding small ribosomal subunit protein bS18m; its protein translation is MVFPISLQVTGRIVCCRMLVVRLLWGAVGRRHLPSALANSSAMYSTVNTHSNKAAEDVDGNMPLEIENPFQEPPKKCILCGIPVDYKNTQLLSQFVSPHTGRIYGRHITGLCGLKQRAIAKAIKRAHIMGFMPVTYKDPAFIKDPKICDI